Proteins encoded together in one Deinococcus hopiensis KR-140 window:
- a CDS encoding VC0807 family protein, which translates to MTAPQASPPTPAKSRARVPKTVWDLVFTLAVPILILSKDMLSSGISVAELLGGGTAGNVRAYLLAAFVPVVYVLWDILVNRNLSPVALFGGAGAILSGALAFWYVDGFWYAVKDSARSYLTGLLFLISAATSVPLLRVLLDAFSIGEKPEDRAATQQAMRDPTVHRALVLGTVVYAALDLIGGVVNSIVNYQRVTAKFGSDTFNEQIAQVNAIMRLPSMAIGLIGIGLAIALVQRAVKRRYGAEASLLEPGKLTEKMREGGELRA; encoded by the coding sequence ATGACCGCCCCGCAAGCCTCGCCCCCCACACCGGCCAAGTCCCGTGCCCGCGTGCCGAAAACTGTCTGGGACCTCGTATTCACCCTCGCCGTTCCCATCCTGATCCTCAGCAAGGACATGCTGAGCAGCGGCATCAGCGTGGCGGAGTTGCTGGGAGGCGGCACCGCAGGAAACGTCCGCGCGTACCTGCTCGCGGCGTTTGTGCCGGTGGTATACGTGCTGTGGGACATCCTCGTCAACAGGAACCTCAGCCCAGTGGCCCTGTTCGGCGGCGCGGGGGCGATTCTCAGCGGGGCGCTCGCCTTCTGGTACGTGGACGGCTTCTGGTATGCGGTCAAGGACAGCGCGCGGTCTTACCTCACCGGCCTGCTGTTTCTGATCAGCGCCGCCACCAGTGTGCCCCTGCTGCGCGTGCTGCTCGACGCCTTCAGCATCGGCGAGAAGCCCGAGGACCGGGCCGCGACCCAGCAGGCCATGCGCGATCCCACGGTGCACCGCGCCCTCGTGTTGGGAACCGTCGTCTATGCCGCCCTTGACCTGATCGGCGGCGTGGTGAACAGCATCGTGAACTACCAGCGGGTCACGGCCAAGTTCGGCTCAGATACCTTCAACGAGCAAATCGCGCAGGTCAACGCCATCATGCGTTTGCCCAGCATGGCCATCGGCCTCATCGGCATTGGCCTTGCCATCGCCCTGGTGCAGCGCGCGGTCAAGCGGCGCTACGGAGCGGAGGCCAGCCTGCTGGAGCCCGGCAAACTGACCGAGAAGATGCGCGAGGGTGGGGAACTGCGGGCGTAA
- the csaB gene encoding polysaccharide pyruvyl transferase CsaB has product MRVTVSGYYGFGNTGDEAIALAISRALKARGAEPLLLSNTPEETARTYGCESAPRMQPLGLLAALARSGVVLSGGGGLLQDRTSARNLTYYLGVIRAARLLRKRVVVFNQSIGPLSPEGGRRVAAALRGVPVIVRDRGSLETLRALGLEGELGGDPALLLSPTPGLTPDPRRVILAPRGDVTDATEGLRSVAAALRSQGRHVTALSFMPDHDDGAARSLGADEVLGTRDPQVALDAIASSGFVIGVRLHAVILAAAAGVPFAGVAYDPKVQGFCDDAGAPAHPTAFGAQAVTAQALARTAPDWDAVAEMKARAERSFTRALGR; this is encoded by the coding sequence GTGAGGGTGACGGTCAGCGGTTACTACGGCTTCGGCAACACGGGCGACGAGGCGATTGCCCTGGCGATCAGCCGCGCCCTCAAGGCCCGGGGAGCCGAGCCGCTGCTGCTCTCAAACACGCCGGAGGAGACGGCCCGCACCTACGGCTGCGAGAGCGCGCCCCGGATGCAACCGCTGGGCCTGCTCGCCGCGCTGGCCCGCTCCGGGGTGGTGCTCTCGGGCGGGGGTGGGTTGCTGCAAGACCGGACGAGCGCGCGCAACCTGACGTACTACCTCGGCGTGATCCGGGCCGCGCGACTGCTGCGAAAGCGAGTGGTGGTTTTCAACCAGAGCATCGGTCCCCTCTCGCCGGAAGGTGGGCGGCGGGTGGCGGCAGCCCTTCGGGGCGTGCCGGTCATCGTGCGGGACCGGGGCAGCCTGGAGACGCTGCGCGCCCTGGGGCTGGAGGGCGAACTTGGCGGCGATCCGGCCCTGCTCCTCTCCCCTACGCCTGGGCTGACGCCGGACCCGAGGCGGGTGATCCTGGCCCCACGCGGCGACGTGACGGACGCGACCGAGGGCCTGAGGTCCGTGGCCGCAGCCCTCCGTTCTCAGGGCCGCCACGTGACTGCCCTGAGTTTCATGCCGGACCACGACGATGGGGCCGCGCGGAGCCTTGGCGCAGACGAAGTGCTTGGCACCCGCGATCCCCAGGTGGCCCTCGACGCCATCGCGTCCAGCGGCTTTGTGATCGGTGTACGGCTCCACGCAGTGATCCTGGCGGCGGCGGCAGGCGTGCCCTTTGCGGGCGTGGCCTATGACCCCAAGGTGCAGGGCTTTTGCGACGACGCGGGGGCGCCGGCTCACCCCACAGCCTTTGGCGCGCAGGCGGTCACGGCCCAGGCCCTCGCCCGAACAGCTCCCGACTGGGACGCCGTAGCAGAGATGAAAGCTCGGGCAGAGCGGAGCTTTACGCGGGCGCTGGGACGATAG
- a CDS encoding M20/M25/M40 family metallo-hydrolase, with amino-acid sequence MPLTYLTRIAQTPAPTFGEGERASLVARLWQDLGYVVTRDEVGNVLTRLTPPGTEGLPALLLAAHLDTVFAHGTDVTVREDRGRLVGPGVGDNSASLAVVTALLRDLRGAEGMLRRPLWVAANVGEEGLGDLRGAKHLIAQHRSQLGAFIAVDGYLGVAVTRAVGVRRYRAVFLGPGGHSWGDQGPSALHALGEAISALYALHRPTTPRTTLNVGLAHGGTSVNSIAGSAELLLDLRSLDPVALADLDARAQNALHVAARSTGVSLRLERVGDRPGGDLGAEPLLALAREAARLGRTELRLASSSTDANAAAPHRLPAIALGVYRGGNAHREDEWVQASSLGPGLQFLRQMVELYQRRPVV; translated from the coding sequence ATGCCCCTGACGTACCTCACGCGCATCGCGCAGACGCCCGCACCCACCTTTGGGGAGGGCGAGCGGGCGTCGCTTGTCGCGCGGCTGTGGCAGGACCTGGGCTACGTGGTGACGCGCGACGAGGTGGGCAACGTCCTGACCCGCCTGACGCCACCAGGTACCGAGGGCCTGCCCGCGCTGCTGCTCGCCGCGCACCTCGACACCGTGTTCGCCCACGGCACCGACGTGACGGTGCGCGAGGACCGGGGCCGCCTTGTGGGGCCGGGGGTGGGTGACAACAGCGCCAGCCTCGCCGTCGTGACCGCTCTGCTGCGGGACCTGCGCGGCGCAGAAGGAATGCTGCGCCGCCCGCTGTGGGTGGCCGCCAACGTGGGCGAGGAGGGCCTGGGAGACCTACGCGGGGCCAAGCACCTCATCGCGCAGCACCGTTCACAACTCGGGGCCTTTATCGCGGTGGACGGATACCTCGGCGTGGCCGTCACGCGGGCGGTGGGCGTGCGGCGCTACCGGGCCGTGTTCCTGGGGCCGGGCGGGCACTCCTGGGGAGACCAGGGGCCCAGCGCCCTGCACGCCCTGGGCGAGGCCATCAGCGCCCTGTACGCCCTGCACCGCCCCACGACGCCGCGCACCACCCTGAACGTGGGGCTGGCCCACGGCGGCACCAGCGTGAACTCCATCGCCGGAAGCGCCGAACTGCTGCTGGACCTGCGCTCGCTGGACCCGGTGGCGCTGGCAGACCTGGACGCGCGGGCGCAAAACGCGCTGCACGTGGCTGCCCGCTCCACCGGCGTGTCGCTGCGGCTGGAGCGGGTGGGAGACCGGCCCGGCGGGGACCTGGGCGCCGAGCCCCTCCTCGCCCTGGCGCGCGAGGCTGCCCGGTTGGGCCGCACCGAGCTGCGCCTCGCGTCCAGCAGCACCGACGCCAACGCCGCCGCGCCCCACCGCCTGCCCGCCATCGCCCTCGGTGTGTACCGCGGCGGCAACGCCCACCGCGAGGACGAGTGGGTGCAGGCGAGCAGTCTGGGACCGGGCCTGCAATTTCTGCGGCAGATGGTGGAGCTGTACCAGCGGCGTCCGGTGGTGTAG
- a CDS encoding bifunctional nicotinamide-nucleotide adenylyltransferase/Nudix hydroxylase gives MTQPRDLALAPPPPTRTRRRTFGVYIGRFEPPHGAHLLVMLEALQSVQKLIVVIGSARAARNTKNPFTAEERQDVIAGMLAEAGVARSRVLFVHVRDYFYNESLWLSEVQGGVAEHTRGSSDVALIGHMKDESSYYLRSFPAWEFIPTHVVSSLNATDVRKAFFEDRLGDVQGMVPPAVHAFLGAFHSTSEYAELRAEYDYLREYRAAWAGTPFPPVFVTADAVVTRSGHVLVVRRAGLPGRGRLAMPGGFLQPDETLLACAARRATEETGLSETLDLATRVRTQAVFDYPSRSQRGRTVTHAYHFDLGIGQLPVLRAAADAAEAFWMPLSEALARPELFFEDHHAIIEHFLMRG, from the coding sequence ATGACCCAGCCGCGTGACCTGGCGCTTGCCCCTCCTCCACCCACGCGTACCCGGCGGCGGACCTTTGGGGTGTATATCGGCCGCTTCGAGCCGCCGCATGGAGCGCACCTGCTGGTGATGCTCGAAGCCCTGCAAAGTGTGCAGAAGCTGATCGTGGTGATCGGCTCAGCCCGGGCGGCGCGCAACACCAAAAATCCCTTCACAGCGGAAGAGCGTCAGGATGTGATCGCGGGGATGCTCGCTGAGGCTGGCGTGGCGCGCAGCCGCGTGCTGTTCGTGCATGTGCGCGACTACTTCTACAATGAGAGCCTGTGGCTGTCCGAAGTGCAGGGCGGCGTGGCCGAGCACACGCGGGGCAGCAGCGACGTGGCCCTGATCGGCCACATGAAGGACGAGAGCAGCTACTACCTGCGCTCCTTTCCCGCCTGGGAGTTCATTCCCACCCACGTGGTCAGTTCCCTGAACGCCACCGACGTCCGCAAGGCTTTTTTCGAAGACCGACTGGGCGACGTGCAGGGCATGGTGCCGCCCGCCGTCCACGCCTTTCTGGGTGCGTTTCACAGCACGTCCGAGTACGCCGAGCTGCGCGCCGAGTACGACTATCTGCGCGAGTACCGCGCGGCGTGGGCAGGCACACCCTTTCCGCCCGTGTTTGTGACGGCGGACGCCGTGGTCACCCGCAGCGGGCACGTGCTGGTTGTGCGCCGTGCGGGGCTGCCCGGACGCGGACGCCTCGCCATGCCCGGCGGTTTCCTCCAACCGGACGAGACCTTGCTCGCCTGCGCCGCCCGCCGCGCCACCGAGGAAACGGGCCTCAGCGAAACGTTGGACCTCGCCACCCGGGTCCGGACGCAGGCGGTGTTCGACTACCCCAGCCGCAGCCAGCGCGGGCGCACGGTGACGCACGCCTACCACTTTGACCTCGGGATCGGCCAGCTGCCTGTGCTGCGCGCGGCTGCCGACGCCGCCGAGGCGTTCTGGATGCCACTGTCCGAGGCCCTGGCCCGGCCCGAGCTGTTTTTCGAGGACCACCACGCCATCATCGAGCACTTCCTCATGCGGGGCTGA
- a CDS encoding catalase, translating into MTDPRDQAHQSSTGEQTLTTRQGHPVTNNQNLRTVGSRGPTTLENYHFLEKISHFDRERIPERVVHARGAGAHGVFEAYGTVGDEPVGKYTRAKLFQEKGKQTPVFVRFSTVGHGGHSPETLRDPRGFAVKFYTEDGNWDLVGNNLKVFFIRDAIKFPDLIHSQKPDPITNRQSGERIFDFICNTPEAMHMVTLLFSPWGIPANYRHMQGSGVNTYKWVNDRGEGVLVKYHWEPLQGIRNLTQPEAEAIQAKNFNHATQDLFEAIERGDYPQWELCVQIMEDGEHPELDFDPLDDTKIWPKEQFPWLPVGRMTLNRNPENYFAEVEQSAFGTGVLVDGLDFSDDKMLQGRTFAYSDTQRYRVGPNYLQLPINAPRTHVATNQRDGQMAYRVDAAPGQNPHVNYEPSSLNGLKEAPRTHPDHTPWVEGHLVRQTLERTNDFQQAGEQYRNFEDWEREDLIGNLVANLKDAAQVIQDRMIDLFTQCDPDYGRRVAEGLAQVRQSAEEKKEQGVQQAEERSHEAQPY; encoded by the coding sequence ATGACCGACCCGCGAGATCAGGCGCACCAATCGTCCACGGGAGAGCAGACCCTGACTACCCGCCAGGGCCACCCCGTCACCAACAACCAGAACCTCCGCACTGTGGGGAGCCGCGGCCCCACGACCCTGGAGAACTACCACTTCCTGGAAAAGATCAGCCACTTCGACCGCGAACGTATTCCCGAGCGCGTGGTACACGCGCGGGGAGCCGGGGCGCACGGCGTCTTTGAGGCCTACGGCACGGTGGGCGATGAGCCTGTGGGGAAATACACCCGTGCCAAGCTGTTTCAGGAGAAGGGCAAGCAGACCCCGGTGTTCGTGCGCTTCTCCACGGTGGGCCACGGCGGCCACTCCCCGGAAACGTTGCGTGATCCGCGCGGCTTCGCGGTGAAGTTCTACACCGAGGACGGCAACTGGGACCTGGTGGGGAACAACCTCAAGGTGTTTTTCATCCGCGACGCCATCAAATTTCCCGACCTGATCCACTCGCAAAAGCCTGACCCCATAACCAACCGCCAGAGTGGCGAGCGCATCTTCGACTTCATCTGCAACACGCCGGAAGCCATGCACATGGTCACCCTGCTGTTCTCGCCCTGGGGCATTCCCGCCAACTACCGCCACATGCAGGGCAGCGGCGTGAACACCTACAAGTGGGTCAACGACAGGGGCGAGGGGGTGCTCGTCAAGTACCACTGGGAACCCCTACAGGGCATTCGCAACCTGACCCAGCCTGAGGCAGAAGCCATTCAGGCCAAGAACTTCAACCACGCCACCCAGGACCTGTTCGAGGCCATTGAGCGCGGGGACTATCCCCAGTGGGAACTGTGTGTACAGATCATGGAGGACGGCGAGCACCCCGAACTCGACTTTGATCCGCTGGACGATACCAAGATTTGGCCCAAGGAGCAGTTCCCCTGGCTGCCGGTGGGCCGCATGACGCTCAACCGCAACCCCGAGAACTATTTTGCCGAGGTGGAGCAGTCGGCCTTCGGCACCGGCGTGCTGGTGGACGGGCTGGACTTCAGCGACGACAAGATGCTGCAGGGCCGCACCTTCGCCTACTCGGACACCCAGCGCTACCGGGTGGGGCCCAACTACCTGCAACTGCCCATCAACGCGCCCAGAACGCACGTGGCGACCAACCAGCGCGATGGCCAGATGGCTTACCGGGTGGACGCCGCGCCTGGCCAGAACCCCCACGTGAATTACGAGCCCTCCAGCCTGAATGGACTGAAAGAAGCCCCGAGGACGCACCCCGACCACACCCCCTGGGTGGAGGGCCACCTCGTTCGTCAGACGCTGGAGCGCACGAACGACTTTCAGCAGGCGGGCGAGCAGTACCGCAACTTCGAGGACTGGGAGCGCGAGGACCTGATCGGCAACCTCGTCGCCAACCTCAAGGACGCCGCGCAGGTCATTCAGGACCGGATGATCGACCTGTTCACGCAGTGTGACCCGGACTATGGCCGGCGTGTGGCGGAAGGCCTCGCCCAGGTCCGCCAGAGCGCCGAGGAGAAGAAAGAGCAAGGCGTGCAGCAGGCCGAGGAGCGCAGCCACGAGGCCCAGCCCTACTGA
- a CDS encoding DR2241 family protein produces MRSLVLIGHGSHLNGESAGAVYRYAELIRERGLYDEVVEGYWKEEPSLRQVLKTTRSTDVTVIPMFISEGYFTETVIPRELGLGHQGPVPGEGIARVLGGRTVRYTLPYGVHPSMSEVILARAHEALPDLNPGDTALIVLGHGTTRNENSNRVIYQNADRLRESGHFAEVHALFLDEDPRVGTWPEVVRSPRVVVVPFFASEGWHTLETIPEDMGLTGEVTVFEDHPSGSQTVYYARPVGTHALVAEVVLHLAEEARGASERGGDEDRTHAEAWHAFMALAQEGVRLGEALITPHGSLYEIRHALDEGRPSDALTTVVTPEGLRDLTRQDEGGRHRPVHTFRNLPRGWRAVLSVTDLPQGVHNLYPAVVEEGYAHHCHSLRATPWPTTARRQTGIYAKVSRATPEQVEAVAKDVCSRCLKTRLWAGEKLPRTFFTRVPGAIPCPEACTYFIAEAREEVSGKRSQGGHDHG; encoded by the coding sequence ATGCGTTCCCTCGTGCTGATCGGTCACGGTTCCCACCTCAACGGCGAGTCGGCGGGAGCCGTCTACCGCTACGCCGAGCTGATCCGGGAGCGCGGCCTCTACGACGAGGTGGTGGAGGGCTACTGGAAGGAAGAACCCTCCCTGCGCCAGGTCCTGAAAACCACGCGCAGCACCGATGTGACGGTCATTCCCATGTTCATCTCCGAGGGTTACTTCACTGAGACTGTGATTCCCCGTGAACTGGGTCTGGGCCATCAGGGCCCCGTGCCCGGAGAGGGCATCGCCCGCGTGCTGGGAGGTCGCACCGTGCGCTACACGCTGCCCTACGGCGTGCATCCCTCCATGTCGGAGGTGATTCTGGCCCGCGCCCATGAGGCGCTGCCAGACCTGAATCCGGGGGACACCGCCCTGATCGTGCTGGGCCACGGCACCACCCGCAACGAGAACTCCAACCGCGTGATCTACCAGAACGCGGACCGCCTGCGCGAATCGGGCCACTTTGCCGAAGTGCACGCCCTCTTTCTCGACGAGGACCCCAGGGTAGGCACCTGGCCGGAAGTGGTCCGCTCACCGAGGGTGGTGGTGGTCCCCTTCTTCGCGTCCGAAGGCTGGCACACGTTGGAAACCATTCCCGAGGACATGGGCCTGACGGGTGAGGTGACGGTGTTTGAGGACCACCCTTCCGGTTCCCAGACCGTGTATTACGCCCGACCCGTGGGCACCCACGCCCTCGTGGCCGAGGTGGTGCTGCACCTCGCCGAGGAGGCGAGAGGCGCGTCGGAACGCGGCGGCGACGAGGACCGCACCCACGCGGAGGCCTGGCACGCCTTCATGGCCCTCGCGCAGGAGGGCGTGCGCCTGGGCGAGGCGCTGATCACGCCCCACGGCAGCCTGTACGAGATCAGGCACGCGCTTGACGAGGGCCGCCCCTCCGATGCGCTCACCACCGTCGTCACTCCAGAGGGTCTGCGGGACCTGACCAGGCAGGACGAGGGCGGACGCCACCGTCCGGTCCACACCTTCCGCAATCTGCCGCGTGGCTGGCGGGCGGTGCTGTCGGTGACAGACCTGCCCCAGGGCGTGCATAACCTTTACCCCGCCGTGGTGGAGGAAGGCTACGCCCACCACTGCCACAGCCTGCGGGCCACGCCCTGGCCCACCACCGCCCGCCGTCAGACCGGCATCTACGCCAAAGTCAGCCGCGCCACGCCCGAGCAGGTGGAGGCTGTGGCGAAGGACGTGTGCAGCCGCTGTCTCAAGACCCGCCTGTGGGCCGGGGAAAAGTTGCCGCGAACCTTTTTCACCCGCGTGCCCGGCGCGATTCCCTGCCCCGAGGCCTGCACCTACTTCATTGCGGAGGCCCGTGAGGAGGTCAGCGGCAAGCGGAGCCAGGGCGGGCACGACCACGGATAG